The following proteins come from a genomic window of Kitasatospora sp. NBC_01246:
- a CDS encoding MFS transporter — translation MQSQPPPPHRRRFPWAGRNFRIQTAATVVSGLGNAGAPIATAFAVMASGGSTAEVGYVTAARLVPVVLLLMIGGALADRLPRHHVMVVANLCSAVSQAVLAALVLAGQAQLWQLMLLSAAGGAGHAFYAPASEGMIMQSVAAEHAGRAFSVFRLALNSAQIGGMALGGALTAAVGPGWVLAVDAGCFLVAAALRFFLEAEAAPAAAGGGMLRDLREGWQEFASRRWLWVIVLQFAVLMACITAVDAVYGPIVAEQRLGGAGDWGLALAAHGIGLVVTGLLMVRWQPRRILLIGNWGVFLFGLPALALALAAPLPVLVAAMFLSGAGVTVFGVNWMVALQQEIPAEMFSRVSAYDQLGSLSLAPVGTALAGPAAVGLGLTGALWACAALCLLLSALVLLEPQVRRLSRRSAPASVARPVEPATVG, via the coding sequence GTGCAGAGCCAACCCCCACCCCCGCACCGACGGCGCTTCCCCTGGGCCGGCCGCAACTTCCGCATCCAGACCGCCGCCACCGTGGTCAGCGGCCTCGGCAATGCCGGAGCCCCGATCGCCACCGCCTTCGCGGTGATGGCGAGCGGCGGCTCCACCGCCGAGGTCGGCTACGTCACCGCCGCCCGGCTGGTCCCGGTCGTCCTGCTGCTGATGATCGGCGGCGCCCTCGCCGACCGTCTGCCGCGCCACCACGTCATGGTCGTCGCCAACCTGTGCAGCGCCGTCTCCCAGGCGGTCCTGGCCGCGCTGGTCCTGGCCGGTCAGGCGCAGCTCTGGCAGCTGATGCTGCTCTCCGCGGCGGGCGGCGCCGGGCACGCCTTCTACGCCCCCGCCTCCGAGGGCATGATCATGCAGAGCGTGGCCGCGGAGCACGCCGGCCGGGCGTTCTCGGTCTTCCGGCTCGCGCTGAACTCCGCGCAGATCGGCGGCATGGCGCTCGGCGGCGCCCTCACCGCCGCCGTCGGCCCCGGCTGGGTGCTCGCGGTGGACGCCGGCTGCTTCCTGGTCGCCGCCGCCCTGCGGTTCTTCCTGGAGGCCGAGGCCGCCCCCGCCGCGGCCGGCGGCGGCATGCTGCGCGACCTGCGCGAGGGCTGGCAGGAGTTCGCCTCCCGCCGCTGGCTCTGGGTGATCGTGCTCCAGTTCGCCGTGCTGATGGCCTGCATCACCGCCGTGGACGCGGTGTACGGGCCGATCGTCGCCGAGCAACGACTGGGCGGCGCCGGCGACTGGGGGCTGGCGCTCGCCGCGCACGGGATCGGCCTGGTGGTGACCGGCCTGCTGATGGTCCGCTGGCAGCCCCGCCGGATCCTGCTGATCGGCAACTGGGGCGTCTTCCTCTTCGGCCTGCCGGCGCTGGCCCTCGCGCTGGCCGCGCCGCTGCCGGTACTCGTCGCGGCGATGTTCCTGTCCGGCGCCGGGGTCACCGTGTTCGGCGTCAACTGGATGGTCGCCCTGCAGCAGGAGATTCCCGCCGAGATGTTCTCCCGGGTCTCCGCCTACGACCAGCTGGGCTCGCTCTCGCTGGCCCCGGTCGGCACCGCGCTGGCCGGGCCGGCCGCGGTCGGGCTGGGCCTGACCGGCGCGCTCTGGGCCTGTGCGGCGCTCTGCCTGCTGCTCAGCGCCCTCGTCCTGCTGGAGCCGCAGGTCCGCCGGCTCTCCCGGCGCTCCGCTCCGGCCTCCGTCGCGCGGCCCGTCGAGCCCGCCACCGTCGGCTGA
- a CDS encoding dienelactone hydrolase family protein, translating to MPEQGGSRQNVTFPSNGRQAHGYLARPERGVGPGLVVVQEWWGLTSHVAAMADRFAAEGFTVLAPDLFGGATAHDSAEAARLKRELPVERAVVDLRGAVGYLLGLDGVVGDAVGVVGFCMGGGFALLLAAAEGDRVAAVVPFYGLPPDPDFDYRGLTAHVLGHYAEHDRSIPMAAVDEAAIRIGEATDVRPEIHFYPAGHAFMNDENRPGSYDPLQARTAWRRTLSFLRGHLG from the coding sequence ATGCCTGAGCAGGGCGGCTCCCGGCAGAACGTCACCTTCCCGAGCAACGGCCGCCAGGCCCACGGCTATCTGGCCCGGCCCGAGCGGGGCGTCGGCCCCGGCCTGGTGGTGGTGCAGGAGTGGTGGGGGCTCACCTCCCACGTGGCCGCGATGGCGGACCGCTTCGCCGCCGAGGGGTTCACCGTCCTCGCCCCCGACCTGTTCGGCGGCGCGACCGCCCACGACAGTGCCGAGGCGGCCAGGCTGAAGCGCGAACTCCCGGTCGAGCGGGCGGTGGTGGACCTGCGCGGCGCGGTCGGGTACCTGCTCGGCCTGGACGGCGTGGTCGGCGACGCGGTCGGCGTGGTCGGGTTCTGCATGGGCGGCGGCTTCGCGCTGCTGCTGGCCGCCGCCGAGGGCGACCGGGTGGCCGCCGTGGTGCCGTTCTACGGGCTGCCACCCGATCCGGACTTCGACTACCGGGGCCTCACCGCCCACGTGCTGGGGCACTACGCCGAGCACGACCGGTCGATCCCGATGGCCGCCGTCGACGAGGCGGCGATCCGGATCGGCGAGGCGACCGACGTCCGGCCCGAGATCCACTTCTATCCGGCCGGGCACGCCTTCATGAACGACGAGAACCGCCCCGGCTCCTACGACCCGCTCCAGGCCCGGACGGCCTGGCGGCGCACCCTCAGCTTCCTCCGGGGCCACCTCGGCTGA
- a CDS encoding sugar porter family MFS transporter: MSTATSRPASGEAHLGHVVFISAAAAMGGFLFGYDSAVINGAVTGIQKHFAVGNGETAFVVAIALLGSAGGAVTAGRLADQFGRVRTMLLAATLFAISGIGSMFPPSIQVLATWRVVGGVAIGIASVIAPTYIAEVAPTAYRGRLASFQQMAIVLGITVSQLANWALNQAAGGDSTGHLGGIQAWQWMLGVETVPALVYGLMALAIPESPRYLIADRREAQARKVLLEVEGEGVDLDARVTEIRAVLESAHKPRARDLLGGRFGLLPIVWIGIGASVFQQFVGINVIFYYSSFLWQSVGINESNSLLISLSTSIVNVVGTVVAMALVDRIGRKPLALAGSAGMALALGTAAWAFSFRHGTGDAATLDDTYATVALVAAHVFVFCFAFSWGVVVWVLLGEMFPNRIRALALSVAASAQWIANWAITVSFPDLADWNLSATYVIYAAFALLSIPFVAFCIKETKGRALEEMG, from the coding sequence GTGTCCACAGCCACATCCCGTCCGGCCTCCGGCGAGGCGCATCTCGGACACGTCGTCTTCATCTCGGCGGCGGCCGCGATGGGCGGCTTCCTGTTCGGCTACGACAGCGCGGTGATCAACGGTGCGGTGACCGGCATCCAGAAGCACTTCGCGGTGGGCAACGGCGAGACCGCCTTCGTGGTGGCCATCGCCCTGCTCGGCTCGGCCGGCGGGGCGGTGACCGCCGGCCGGCTCGCCGACCAGTTCGGCCGGGTCCGCACCATGCTGCTGGCCGCCACGCTGTTCGCGATCAGCGGCATCGGCTCGATGTTCCCGCCGAGCATCCAGGTGCTGGCCACCTGGCGGGTGGTCGGCGGCGTCGCGATCGGCATCGCCTCGGTGATCGCCCCGACCTACATCGCGGAGGTCGCGCCCACCGCCTACCGCGGCCGGCTGGCGTCCTTCCAGCAGATGGCGATCGTGCTCGGCATCACCGTCTCCCAGCTCGCCAACTGGGCCCTCAACCAGGCCGCCGGCGGCGACTCCACCGGTCACCTGGGCGGCATCCAGGCCTGGCAGTGGATGCTCGGCGTCGAGACCGTCCCGGCCCTCGTCTACGGGCTGATGGCGCTGGCCATCCCGGAGTCGCCGCGCTACCTGATCGCCGACCGCCGCGAGGCGCAGGCCCGCAAGGTGCTGCTGGAGGTGGAGGGCGAGGGGGTCGACCTCGACGCCCGGGTCACCGAGATCCGCGCGGTGCTGGAATCCGCCCACAAGCCCCGGGCCAGGGACCTGCTGGGCGGCCGCTTCGGGCTGCTGCCGATCGTCTGGATCGGCATCGGCGCCTCGGTGTTCCAGCAGTTCGTCGGCATCAACGTGATCTTCTACTACTCGTCCTTCCTCTGGCAGTCCGTCGGCATCAACGAGTCGAACTCGCTGCTGATCAGCCTCTCCACCTCGATCGTCAACGTGGTCGGGACGGTGGTCGCCATGGCCCTGGTCGACCGGATCGGCCGCAAGCCGCTCGCGCTGGCCGGGTCGGCCGGCATGGCGCTGGCGCTGGGCACCGCCGCCTGGGCCTTCTCCTTCCGGCACGGCACCGGCGACGCCGCCACCCTGGACGACACCTACGCCACCGTCGCGCTGGTCGCCGCGCACGTCTTCGTGTTCTGCTTCGCCTTCTCCTGGGGCGTGGTGGTCTGGGTCCTGCTCGGCGAGATGTTCCCCAACCGGATCCGGGCACTCGCCCTCTCGGTCGCCGCCTCGGCCCAGTGGATCGCCAACTGGGCGATCACCGTCAGCTTCCCCGACCTCGCGGACTGGAACCTGTCGGCGACCTACGTCATCTACGCGGCCTTCGCCCTGCTCTCGATCCCCTTCGTGGCCTTCTGCATCAAGGAGACCAAGGGCCGGGCGCTGGAGGAGATGGGCTGA
- a CDS encoding FMN-binding negative transcriptional regulator yields MLIRSWDRGDEAEWRAWLAEGRDFGLLAANGLPGQGPVLVPTHFLLDVERGEILLHLAAPNPLFAAVRADPEVTLAVTDDYAFAPGHWRGEPGTPTSYYASVQFVCTAEIVEDAAGKAAILNRQLAHFQPETPDTRVAPGEAPFGPLLSGLRGLRLTVRTVRAKFKYDNKKGAAEQRAVADRLAERDRGLDAAARTQLLRRNARRTG; encoded by the coding sequence ATGCTGATCAGGTCCTGGGACCGGGGTGACGAGGCCGAGTGGCGGGCCTGGCTCGCCGAGGGCCGCGACTTCGGCCTGCTCGCCGCCAACGGCCTGCCCGGCCAGGGGCCCGTCCTGGTCCCCACCCACTTCCTGCTGGACGTCGAGCGGGGCGAGATCCTGCTGCACCTCGCCGCGCCCAACCCGCTGTTCGCCGCCGTCCGGGCCGACCCCGAGGTCACCCTCGCGGTCACCGACGACTACGCCTTCGCCCCCGGCCACTGGCGCGGCGAGCCGGGTACGCCGACCAGCTACTACGCCTCCGTCCAGTTCGTCTGCACGGCCGAGATCGTCGAGGACGCGGCCGGCAAGGCGGCGATCCTCAACCGGCAGCTGGCGCACTTCCAGCCGGAGACCCCGGACACCCGGGTGGCCCCCGGCGAGGCGCCCTTCGGCCCGCTGCTGTCAGGCCTGCGCGGGCTGCGGCTGACGGTCCGCACGGTGCGCGCCAAGTTCAAGTACGACAACAAGAAGGGCGCGGCCGAGCAGCGGGCCGTCGCCGACCGGCTGGCCGAACGCGACCGGGGCCTGGACGCCGCCGCCCGCACCCAGCTCCTCAGGCGTAACGCGCGGCGCACGGGGTAG
- a CDS encoding pyridoxamine 5'-phosphate oxidase family protein yields MSDGTASYARTPRTTPTRYKDRATWERDAIHAILDSTYLCHLGFVVDGAPVVLPTIFARVGDRLYVHGSTGSRPLRGAKGDQGMPVCVTVTLVDALVLTKSAFNHSINFRSVVAHGTAHQVTDPVELSVALDALVDQTVPGRSAEVRPANAKELAATAVVRLDLDEVSAKTRADDADDDEADLDLPYWAGVVPVTTVYGAPVPDASTAVPLPAHLRDFTR; encoded by the coding sequence ATGTCAGACGGCACCGCGTCCTACGCCCGTACCCCGCGCACCACCCCCACCCGCTACAAGGACCGCGCCACCTGGGAGCGGGACGCGATCCACGCGATCCTCGACAGCACCTACCTCTGCCACCTCGGCTTCGTCGTCGACGGCGCCCCCGTCGTGCTGCCGACCATCTTCGCCCGGGTCGGCGACCGCCTCTACGTCCACGGCTCCACCGGCAGCCGGCCGCTGCGCGGCGCCAAGGGCGACCAGGGCATGCCGGTCTGCGTCACCGTCACCCTGGTCGACGCCCTGGTGCTGACCAAGTCCGCGTTCAACCACTCGATCAACTTCCGCTCGGTGGTCGCCCACGGCACGGCCCACCAGGTCACCGACCCGGTGGAGCTGTCGGTCGCGCTGGACGCGCTGGTCGACCAGACCGTCCCCGGCCGCTCCGCCGAGGTCCGCCCGGCCAACGCCAAGGAGCTGGCCGCCACCGCCGTCGTCCGGCTCGACCTCGACGAGGTCTCGGCCAAGACCCGCGCCGACGACGCCGACGACGACGAGGCGGACCTCGACCTCCCGTACTGGGCCGGCGTCGTGCCGGTGACCACGGTGTACGGCGCCCCCGTGCCGGACGCCTCCACCGCCGTGCCGCTCCCCGCCCACCTGCGCGACTTCACCCGCTGA
- a CDS encoding aminotransferase class I/II-fold pyridoxal phosphate-dependent enzyme, translating to MLGDYPIKGRRASEIAADVEQGVSSGRLAPGTALPPLRDLAAELGVNPNTVAAAYRLLRDRGVIETAGRKGSRIRPRPALTPRDQIRVPVPPDARDLSNGNPDPALLPDLTPALAAAAEAARRDPVLYGRPSADPGLLALAGAGFRADGLPDAPIAINSGSLDTIERILATRLRPGDAVAVEDPGWGSLMDLLPALGLRPAPVRLDDEGPLPEALAEALAAGARAVVVTSRAQNPTGAVVTAARAAALRAVLAGHPGVLLIEDDHGHGMVDQPFHSLVGAGSEHWVVVRSAAKAYGPDLRLSFAVGDADTIGRVQGRQRLGAGWVSHLLQGTVAELWRTDAAPAARVAAAYRARRDALLGELAARGIEAHGASGLNVWVPVPDETGALAALVQRGWVVAPGARFRLQSAPGLRITVARLDPAEARRLADDLAAVLGADGAGSRLI from the coding sequence GTGCTAGGAGACTATCCGATCAAGGGACGGCGCGCCAGCGAGATCGCGGCCGACGTCGAGCAGGGCGTCAGCAGCGGGCGGCTCGCGCCCGGCACCGCACTGCCCCCGCTGCGCGACCTGGCCGCCGAACTCGGCGTCAACCCCAACACCGTCGCCGCCGCCTACCGGCTGCTCCGCGACCGGGGGGTGATCGAGACCGCCGGCCGCAAGGGCAGCCGGATCCGCCCGCGGCCGGCGCTCACTCCGCGCGACCAGATCCGGGTGCCCGTCCCACCGGACGCCCGGGACCTCTCCAACGGCAACCCCGACCCGGCGCTGCTCCCCGACCTCACCCCGGCCCTCGCCGCCGCGGCCGAGGCCGCCCGCCGCGACCCGGTGCTCTACGGGCGCCCCTCCGCCGATCCGGGGCTCCTGGCCCTCGCCGGTGCGGGCTTCCGCGCCGACGGCCTGCCCGACGCGCCGATCGCCATCAACTCCGGCTCGCTCGACACCATCGAGCGGATCCTGGCCACCCGGCTGCGCCCCGGGGACGCCGTCGCCGTCGAGGACCCGGGGTGGGGGAGCCTGATGGACCTGCTGCCCGCCCTCGGACTGCGGCCCGCTCCCGTCCGGCTGGACGACGAGGGGCCGCTGCCGGAGGCGCTCGCCGAGGCGCTGGCGGCCGGGGCCCGCGCGGTGGTCGTCACCAGCCGCGCGCAGAACCCGACCGGCGCGGTGGTCACCGCCGCCCGGGCGGCCGCGCTGCGGGCGGTGCTGGCGGGCCATCCCGGGGTGCTGCTGATCGAGGACGACCACGGCCACGGCATGGTCGACCAGCCCTTCCACTCGCTGGTCGGGGCCGGCTCCGAGCACTGGGTGGTGGTGCGCTCGGCGGCCAAGGCCTACGGGCCGGACCTGCGGCTCTCCTTCGCGGTCGGGGACGCCGACACCATCGGCCGGGTGCAGGGCCGTCAGCGGCTCGGGGCCGGCTGGGTCAGCCATCTGCTGCAGGGCACGGTCGCCGAGCTGTGGCGCACCGACGCGGCACCGGCCGCGCGGGTGGCCGCCGCCTACCGGGCGCGCCGGGACGCCCTGCTGGGGGAGCTGGCCGCCCGTGGCATCGAGGCGCACGGCGCGAGCGGGCTGAACGTCTGGGTGCCCGTCCCGGACGAGACCGGCGCGCTCGCCGCGCTGGTGCAGCGCGGCTGGGTCGTGGCGCCGGGCGCGCGGTTCCGCCTGCAGTCCGCGCCGGGGCTGCGGATCACCGTCGCCCGGCTCGATCCGGCCGAGGCACGGCGGCTGGCCGACGACCTGGCGGCCGTGCTCGGAGCGGACGGTGCCGGTTCGCGACTGATCTGA
- a CDS encoding GDSL-type esterase/lipase family protein — protein MPENRSSITRRTTRLTRRLLAAALALPLGAAGLVAGAAAPAAAAGAVPAGPTASVTLGDSYISGEAGRWKGNSVVTGGSRSGTDRAWTGSAYDPSGVYGATYASGCDRSDVAEVRSAPTVTQTQLNLACSGAVAANVFRAANGGQSFKGEAPQADQLASVARQYNVKLITLSIGGNDLGFADVIQSCVTDYLVWYSYCHDDQQGEIDSRMPGAMAGVGKALDEIRTVMAGAGYATGDYRVVLQSYPSPIPRGAEMRYPESGWSRSDTGGCPFWNGDADWARDSLVPQISRALAGVAAAKGAQFLDLADMLQGREVCSKATKQASSSSAPSATTSEWARFVDGGLSASQGTIQESMHPNYYGQQALGQCLTLLYARPTGNYGCRNTAGKDASGMYLTAR, from the coding sequence GTGCCCGAAAACCGTTCGAGCATCACTCGCAGAACCACCCGCCTCACCCGGCGGCTGCTCGCCGCCGCCCTCGCCCTGCCGCTCGGCGCGGCCGGCCTGGTCGCCGGCGCCGCCGCACCGGCCGCGGCCGCCGGCGCGGTGCCGGCCGGGCCCACCGCCAGCGTCACCCTGGGGGACAGCTACATCTCCGGCGAGGCCGGCCGCTGGAAGGGCAACTCGGTCGTCACCGGCGGAAGCCGGTCCGGTACCGACCGGGCCTGGACCGGCAGCGCCTACGACCCGAGCGGGGTCTACGGCGCGACGTATGCCAGCGGGTGCGACCGCTCGGACGTCGCCGAGGTGCGCAGCGCCCCGACCGTGACCCAGACCCAGCTGAACCTGGCCTGCTCGGGGGCCGTCGCCGCCAATGTCTTCCGGGCCGCCAACGGCGGCCAGTCGTTCAAGGGCGAGGCGCCGCAGGCCGACCAGCTCGCCTCCGTGGCGCGGCAGTACAACGTCAAGCTGATCACGCTCTCGATCGGCGGGAACGACCTCGGCTTCGCCGACGTGATCCAGAGCTGCGTCACGGACTACCTCGTCTGGTACTCCTACTGCCACGACGACCAGCAGGGCGAGATCGACTCCCGGATGCCCGGCGCGATGGCGGGGGTCGGCAAGGCGCTGGACGAGATCCGGACCGTGATGGCCGGTGCGGGCTACGCGACCGGGGACTACCGGGTCGTGCTGCAGTCCTACCCCTCGCCGATCCCGCGCGGCGCCGAGATGCGCTACCCGGAGAGCGGCTGGAGCCGGTCCGACACCGGCGGCTGTCCGTTCTGGAACGGCGACGCGGACTGGGCCCGGGACTCGCTGGTGCCGCAGATCTCGCGGGCGCTGGCCGGGGTCGCCGCCGCGAAGGGGGCGCAGTTCCTGGACCTGGCGGACATGCTGCAGGGGCGCGAGGTCTGCTCCAAGGCCACCAAGCAGGCGAGTTCGAGCAGCGCGCCGTCCGCCACCACGAGTGAGTGGGCGCGGTTCGTCGACGGCGGGCTCAGCGCCTCGCAGGGCACGATCCAGGAGTCGATGCACCCGAACTACTACGGCCAGCAGGCCCTCGGGCAGTGCCTGACCCTGCTGTACGCGCGGCCGACCGGCAACTACGGCTGCCGCAACACGGCCGGCAAGGACGCGAGCGGGATGTACCTCACCGCGCGGTAG
- a CDS encoding NAD(P)/FAD-dependent oxidoreductase, whose product MERARILIVGGGFAGLECARRLERKLTPSEAEISLVTPFSYQLYLPLLPHVAAGVLTPQSVAVSLRRTLRRTHIVPGGAIGVDPRSKVCVVRKITDEVVAQKYDYLVLAPGSVTRTFDIPGLTDYARGMKTLAEATYVRDHVIAQLDLASATLDQRERESRLQFVVVGGGYAGTETAACLQRLTTAAARRYPRLDARQIKWHLIDIAPKLMPELGDALGVAALEVLRERGIEVSLGVSVAEVGAESVKFTDGRVLPCRTLIWTAGVAASPLIGTLDAETVRGRIAVTAEMRVPQFEGVFALGDAAAVPDLAKGDGAVCPPTAQHSARQGRAVANNVIAALRNQPLEPYYHKDLGLVVDLGGKDAVSKPVGVELRGVPAQVVARGYHLMAMRTNVAKFRVGANWLLNATAGDDFVRTGFLARQPARLRDFEYTDAYLTKDQVRAHAEALLAKG is encoded by the coding sequence ATGGAACGAGCTCGGATCCTGATCGTGGGCGGTGGCTTCGCCGGACTGGAGTGCGCTCGCCGGCTCGAACGCAAGCTCACGCCCTCGGAGGCGGAGATCTCGCTGGTCACGCCGTTCAGCTATCAGCTCTATCTGCCGCTGCTCCCGCACGTGGCGGCCGGGGTGCTGACCCCGCAGTCGGTCGCGGTCTCGCTCCGCCGGACGCTGCGCCGCACCCACATCGTCCCCGGCGGCGCGATCGGCGTCGACCCGCGTTCCAAGGTCTGCGTGGTCCGCAAGATCACCGACGAGGTGGTCGCGCAGAAGTACGACTACCTGGTGCTCGCGCCCGGCAGCGTGACCCGCACCTTCGACATCCCGGGCCTGACCGACTACGCGCGCGGCATGAAGACGCTCGCCGAGGCGACCTACGTCCGCGACCACGTCATCGCCCAACTCGACCTCGCCTCCGCCACCCTGGACCAGCGGGAGCGCGAGTCCCGGCTCCAGTTCGTGGTGGTCGGCGGCGGCTACGCGGGCACCGAGACCGCCGCCTGCCTCCAGCGGCTGACCACCGCGGCCGCCCGGCGCTACCCGCGGCTGGACGCCCGGCAGATCAAGTGGCACCTGATCGACATCGCCCCGAAGCTGATGCCGGAGCTCGGCGACGCCCTCGGCGTCGCCGCCCTGGAGGTGCTGCGCGAGCGCGGCATCGAGGTCTCGCTGGGCGTCTCGGTGGCCGAAGTCGGCGCCGAGTCGGTCAAGTTCACCGACGGCCGGGTGCTCCCCTGCCGGACGCTGATCTGGACGGCCGGCGTCGCGGCCAGCCCGCTGATCGGCACCCTGGACGCCGAGACGGTCCGCGGCCGGATCGCGGTCACCGCGGAGATGCGGGTTCCGCAGTTCGAGGGCGTCTTCGCACTCGGCGACGCCGCCGCCGTCCCGGACCTCGCGAAGGGCGACGGCGCGGTCTGCCCGCCCACCGCCCAGCACTCCGCCCGCCAGGGCCGGGCGGTGGCCAACAACGTGATCGCCGCGCTGCGCAACCAGCCGCTGGAGCCCTACTACCACAAGGACCTGGGCCTGGTGGTGGACCTCGGCGGCAAGGACGCGGTCTCCAAGCCGGTCGGCGTCGAACTGCGCGGCGTCCCCGCCCAGGTGGTCGCCCGCGGCTACCACCTGATGGCGATGCGCACCAACGTGGCGAAGTTCCGGGTCGGCGCCAACTGGCTGCTCAACGCCACCGCCGGCGACGACTTCGTCCGGACCGGCTTCCTGGCCCGCCAGCCCGCCCGGCTGCGGGACTTCGAGTACACCGACGCCTATCTGACGAAGGACCAGGTGCGCGCGCACGCCGAGGCGCTGCTCGCCAAGGGCTGA
- a CDS encoding HipA family kinase, producing the protein MLPEVTAVRYVTPLREGGSMPGLVEADDRRLYALKWVGAAQGRKALVAEVLAGELGRRLGLPVPELVTVDLDPVLARSEPDPQIQDQMRASGGRNLGMAFVSGALNFDPLCFEVDAGLAGQVLWFDALIGNVDRSWRNPNLLVATGGLRLIDHGASLIFHHHWAGAAGWIRRPYDASDHALLRAEPDLVAADKALAPLAEAAVEAAVAQIPDVWLVDEPGFDSPEAVRAAYRSQLTGRLAGPRDWLPGVSA; encoded by the coding sequence GTGCTCCCCGAGGTGACGGCGGTCCGTTATGTGACGCCACTGCGAGAAGGCGGCTCGATGCCGGGCCTGGTCGAGGCCGACGACCGGCGGCTGTACGCCCTGAAATGGGTCGGCGCCGCGCAGGGCCGCAAAGCGCTGGTGGCGGAGGTGCTGGCCGGTGAGCTGGGCCGCCGGCTCGGGCTGCCGGTACCGGAGTTGGTCACGGTGGACCTCGACCCGGTGCTGGCCCGCAGCGAGCCGGACCCGCAGATCCAGGACCAGATGCGGGCCAGTGGCGGCCGCAACCTCGGGATGGCCTTCGTCAGCGGGGCGCTCAACTTCGACCCGCTCTGCTTCGAGGTGGACGCCGGGCTGGCCGGGCAGGTGCTCTGGTTCGACGCCCTGATCGGCAACGTCGACCGCTCGTGGCGCAACCCCAACCTGCTGGTGGCCACCGGCGGGCTGCGGCTGATCGACCACGGCGCCAGCCTGATCTTCCATCACCACTGGGCGGGCGCGGCCGGCTGGATCCGCCGCCCGTACGACGCCTCCGACCACGCGCTGTTGCGCGCGGAGCCCGATCTGGTGGCCGCGGACAAGGCGCTCGCGCCGCTCGCCGAGGCGGCGGTGGAGGCGGCGGTGGCGCAGATCCCGGACGTCTGGCTGGTGGACGAGCCGGGCTTCGACTCGCCCGAGGCGGTGCGCGCCGCGTACCGCTCCCAGCTGACCGGGCGACTGGCCGGTCCGCGTGACTGGCTGCCGGGGGTCTCCGCATGA
- a CDS encoding DUF3037 domain-containing protein: protein MSESVTPAPPAVELHDYEYAVIRAVPRVERGECVNVGVLLYCRQSAHLGARTHLDQARLLALDPVADVAGVRRALHGIEAVCAGGPAAGPAAGDSPGQRFRWLTAPRSAIVQPGPVHTGLTGDPEAELRRLFDQLVL, encoded by the coding sequence ATGAGCGAGTCCGTGACGCCGGCCCCGCCGGCCGTCGAGCTGCACGACTACGAGTACGCGGTGATCCGGGCGGTGCCCCGGGTCGAGCGCGGCGAGTGCGTCAACGTCGGGGTGCTGCTGTACTGCCGGCAGAGCGCGCACCTGGGCGCCCGGACCCATCTGGACCAGGCCCGGCTGCTGGCGCTCGACCCGGTGGCGGACGTCGCCGGGGTGCGGCGGGCGTTGCACGGGATCGAGGCGGTCTGCGCGGGCGGGCCCGCGGCCGGTCCGGCGGCGGGCGACAGTCCGGGGCAGCGGTTCCGCTGGCTGACGGCGCCGCGCAGTGCCATCGTCCAGCCGGGACCGGTGCACACCGGGCTGACCGGTGACCCGGAGGCCGAGCTGCGGCGGCTCTTCGACCAGCTGGTGCTCTGA
- a CDS encoding MarR family winged helix-turn-helix transcriptional regulator translates to MGSTATTTVPTNAELMEALAAVGAAYFQDFAGAAARHGLSSSQAKALGAVQEPVPMRALAGRLGCDASNVTGIVDRLESLGLANREAAAGDRRVKIVVITEQGREILGLIRGEMSRTHQAFEAMTDEQRISLHSICAQVLPVLAGRSPGTV, encoded by the coding sequence ATGGGTTCGACAGCGACGACGACCGTACCGACCAACGCCGAGTTGATGGAGGCGTTGGCCGCCGTCGGCGCCGCCTACTTCCAGGACTTCGCGGGAGCCGCGGCCCGGCACGGTCTCTCCTCCTCCCAGGCGAAGGCGCTCGGTGCGGTGCAGGAGCCGGTACCGATGCGCGCGCTGGCCGGCCGGCTGGGCTGCGACGCCTCCAACGTGACGGGGATCGTCGACCGGCTGGAGTCGCTCGGCCTGGCCAACCGCGAGGCGGCGGCCGGGGACCGGCGGGTCAAGATCGTGGTGATCACCGAGCAGGGCCGCGAGATCCTCGGGCTGATCCGCGGCGAGATGAGCCGTACCCACCAGGCCTTCGAGGCGATGACGGACGAGCAGCGGATCTCGCTGCACTCGATCTGCGCGCAGGTGCTGCCGGTCCTCGCCGGGCGCTCGCCCGGCACGGTGTAG